The Exiguobacterium aurantiacum DSM 6208 genome includes a window with the following:
- a CDS encoding ABC transporter permease has protein sequence MKRKKIKLANLYLMAVFFILYAPILYLVVYSFNSGGTMSGFEGFTLEWYASLFTDTRLLVIVLNTIVIALLSATISTILGVIGALAIYTAKQKYTKTSLLSLNNVLIVSPDVIIGASFLILFTMLGIQLGFYSVLLAHIAFSVPIVVILVLPKLQEMSPTLIDASRDLGASTWDVLTKVILPYITPGIFAGFFTALTYSLDDFAVTFFVTGNGFATLAVEVYSRARQGISLEINALSTLLFLFTLLLVIGYYVLARRGAKEVRR, from the coding sequence ATGAAACGAAAAAAAATCAAATTGGCCAACTTGTATTTGATGGCGGTGTTCTTCATTCTGTACGCGCCGATTCTCTACTTGGTCGTCTATTCGTTCAACAGTGGCGGCACGATGAGCGGATTCGAAGGATTCACGCTCGAATGGTATGCGTCACTCTTCACGGATACGCGTCTCCTCGTCATCGTTTTGAACACGATTGTGATTGCGTTGCTTTCGGCGACGATCTCGACGATACTCGGTGTCATCGGGGCGCTCGCCATTTACACGGCGAAACAAAAGTATACGAAGACGTCGCTTCTCTCGCTCAACAACGTGTTGATCGTCAGTCCGGACGTCATCATCGGGGCGTCGTTCTTGATTTTGTTCACGATGCTTGGCATCCAACTCGGATTCTATTCGGTACTGTTGGCACACATCGCCTTCTCGGTCCCGATTGTCGTTATCCTCGTCTTGCCTAAGTTGCAAGAAATGAGCCCGACGCTCATCGATGCGTCACGCGACCTCGGGGCGAGCACGTGGGATGTGCTCACGAAAGTCATCTTGCCGTACATCACGCCGGGCATCTTCGCCGGGTTCTTCACGGCACTCACGTACTCACTCGATGACTTCGCGGTCACGTTCTTCGTCACTGGTAACGGCTTCGCGACACTTGCCGTCGAAGTATACTCGCGGGCCCGTCAAGGCATCTCGCTTGAGATCAACGCCTTGTCGACGCTTCTGTTCTTGTTCACGCTCCTGCTCGTCATCGGGTATTACGTACTCGCACGACGTGGGGCGAAGGAGGTAAGACGATGA
- a CDS encoding ABC transporter permease, with protein MNRTSQTAKTVYLTTYWVWIALFVIAPLFLVLYYSFFDIEGNLSLENYRNFFTSTYLTMTLSSFWYAFLITFFSLLIGYPTAYLLTKTKHKQLWLLLIILPSWINLLLKAYAFLGIFGTYGITNQFLEAIGIGTQQILFTDFSFVFVSVYIFIPFMILPVYNAIEKLPPSLVDASRDLGASNWTTFRRVIFPLTLDGVKSGIQIVFIPALSLFMITRLIAGNRVITLGTAIEQQFLVTQNWGMGSTIAVFLILAMVLVMVITRDWGAKGAVRR; from the coding sequence ATGAATCGAACTAGTCAAACGGCGAAGACGGTCTATTTGACGACGTATTGGGTGTGGATCGCCTTGTTCGTCATCGCACCGCTGTTCCTTGTCTTGTATTACTCGTTCTTTGATATCGAAGGGAACTTAAGTTTAGAGAACTATCGTAACTTCTTCACGTCGACGTATTTGACGATGACGTTGTCGTCGTTTTGGTACGCGTTCTTAATTACATTCTTCTCGCTCCTGATCGGCTATCCGACGGCTTACTTGTTGACGAAGACGAAGCATAAGCAACTATGGCTTCTGCTCATCATCTTGCCTTCGTGGATCAACCTGTTGTTGAAAGCTTATGCGTTTCTTGGCATCTTTGGGACGTACGGCATCACGAACCAATTTTTAGAGGCGATTGGAATCGGGACACAGCAAATCTTGTTCACGGACTTCAGCTTTGTGTTCGTCTCGGTTTATATCTTCATCCCGTTCATGATTTTGCCCGTCTACAACGCCATCGAGAAGTTGCCACCGTCGCTCGTCGATGCATCGCGCGACCTCGGGGCCTCGAACTGGACGACGTTCCGTCGTGTCATCTTCCCGCTCACGCTCGACGGCGTCAAATCCGGGATTCAAATCGTCTTCATCCCGGCGCTGTCCCTCTTCATGATCACACGCCTCATCGCCGGGAACCGTGTCATCACGCTCGGGACGGCAATCGAACAACAATTCCTCGTCACACAAAACTGGGGCATGGGCTCGACGATTGCCGTGTTCTTAATTTTGGCGATGGTGCTCGTCATGGTCATCACGCGTGACTGGGGTGCGAAAGGAGCGGTGCGCCGATGA
- a CDS encoding ABC transporter ATP-binding protein, with translation MNEQTIIRFDNVSKRYDDTVVLENISFEIERGKFYTLLGPSGCGKTTILRLIAGFVEASNGDIHFDGKRINDVPANKRQVNTVFQDYALFPHLNVFENVAFGLRIKKMKEADIKTKVEQALKFVNLVGYETREIDEMSGGQRQRVAIARAIVNEPEVILLDEPLSALDLKLRTEMQYELRELQQRLGITFIFVTHDQEEALAMSDEIFVMNNGRVVQSGTPTDIYDEPINRFVADFIGESNIVPGLMIEDNVVTFAGKTFDCVDKGFDRNENVEVIIRPEDLEMTSTDAAKLVVDVDSQLFRGVHYEICCYDEEGNEWLVHSTKKSVVGSKIGLTFDEEAIHVMRLGETEEEFDRRLESYEEVAHESN, from the coding sequence ATGAACGAACAGACGATTATCCGTTTTGATAACGTGTCGAAACGCTACGACGATACCGTCGTCTTAGAGAACATCAGTTTTGAGATTGAGCGAGGCAAGTTCTATACGTTGCTCGGGCCGTCCGGGTGCGGAAAGACGACGATTCTCCGGCTGATCGCCGGGTTTGTCGAGGCTTCCAATGGAGACATTCACTTTGACGGAAAGCGGATCAATGACGTACCGGCGAATAAACGTCAAGTGAACACGGTGTTTCAAGACTATGCACTTTTCCCTCATTTGAACGTGTTCGAGAACGTCGCCTTCGGTCTTCGCATCAAGAAGATGAAGGAGGCCGACATCAAGACGAAAGTCGAGCAGGCGCTCAAGTTCGTTAACTTGGTCGGCTATGAGACGCGAGAAATCGATGAGATGTCAGGTGGACAGCGCCAACGTGTCGCCATCGCGCGTGCCATCGTCAACGAGCCGGAAGTGATTTTGCTCGATGAACCGCTCTCGGCGCTCGATTTGAAATTGCGCACCGAAATGCAATATGAGCTCCGTGAACTCCAGCAACGTCTCGGCATCACGTTCATTTTCGTCACGCACGACCAAGAAGAAGCGCTCGCGATGTCGGATGAGATCTTTGTCATGAACAACGGACGGGTCGTTCAAAGTGGGACGCCGACCGATATTTATGACGAACCGATCAACCGCTTCGTCGCCGACTTTATCGGCGAATCAAACATCGTGCCGGGCCTCATGATCGAGGACAACGTCGTCACGTTCGCCGGGAAGACGTTCGACTGTGTTGACAAAGGGTTCGACCGCAATGAGAACGTCGAAGTCATCATCCGCCCCGAAGATTTGGAGATGACGTCGACTGACGCGGCAAAACTCGTCGTCGATGTCGATTCACAGCTGTTCCGTGGCGTCCATTACGAGATTTGCTGCTATGACGAAGAAGGGAACGAATGGCTCGTCCACTCGACGAAAAAGTCGGTCGTCGGCTCCAAAATCGGACTCACGTTCGATGAGGAAGCGATTCACGTCATGCGCCTAGGGGAGACGGAGGAAGAGTTTGACCGTCGCCTCGAATCGTACGAGGAGGTCGCCCATGAATCGAACTAG
- a CDS encoding helix-turn-helix domain-containing protein codes for MEVGQKMKRLRVKNGLTQEELAERTDLSKGYISQIERDLSSPSLETLFDLLEVLGCSPKEFFDEEIFQKVVYTEDDRTVYTDEERKYRTEWLIPESNEKEMEPILLTFARHGEFKRYEPSRSETFVYVLSGRVALKLGNHTYFAKAGETLYYVASDAHQLVNDYEDVTECLVVATHSYL; via the coding sequence TTGGAAGTCGGTCAAAAAATGAAGCGTCTCCGTGTCAAAAACGGATTGACGCAAGAAGAGTTGGCGGAAAGAACCGATTTGAGCAAAGGGTACATCTCTCAAATCGAGCGGGATTTGAGTTCACCTTCGCTTGAGACACTCTTTGACTTATTAGAAGTATTAGGCTGTTCCCCGAAAGAGTTTTTCGATGAAGAAATCTTTCAAAAAGTCGTCTACACGGAGGACGACCGGACCGTCTATACCGACGAGGAACGGAAATACCGGACCGAGTGGCTGATTCCGGAATCGAATGAGAAAGAGATGGAGCCGATTTTACTGACGTTCGCCCGACACGGTGAGTTCAAGCGTTACGAGCCTTCTCGCTCGGAGACGTTCGTCTATGTGTTATCGGGACGCGTCGCTTTGAAGCTTGGGAACCATACGTATTTTGCCAAAGCCGGTGAAACACTTTACTATGTCGCGTCGGACGCGCACCAACTTGTCAACGATTACGAGGACGTGACCGAATGTCTAGTCGTCGCGACACATTCATATTTATGA
- a CDS encoding YfhJ family protein, protein MNRSEQYERLAKILKEKNDVLSELEALTWVEVLWEDFETTLARAGEPYPGEAKSFQYVVQQIDAYGPQLHLFQTKNEKFKHLMSKRDIH, encoded by the coding sequence ATGAACCGGTCTGAGCAATATGAGCGTCTGGCCAAAATTTTAAAAGAAAAGAACGATGTCCTCAGCGAGCTTGAAGCGTTGACGTGGGTCGAAGTGCTGTGGGAGGATTTTGAAACGACGCTTGCCCGCGCCGGGGAACCGTATCCGGGGGAGGCGAAATCGTTTCAGTACGTCGTCCAACAAATCGATGCGTACGGTCCTCAGCTGCATTTGTTCCAAACGAAAAACGAGAAATTTAAGCATCTGATGTCAAAACGAGACATCCATTAA
- a CDS encoding YfhH family protein has protein sequence MEKRLSDLSKYELEQEIRALHERKRKAEQMGMVSEIEVVLRRIAIAESYLVDPKSFKPGTTYIVNYNERPFRLKFVNGVMGWGTFEGEVMEHAIPLSELSEVTP, from the coding sequence ATGGAAAAACGATTGAGTGACTTATCGAAGTATGAGCTCGAACAAGAGATTCGGGCGCTCCATGAACGGAAACGCAAAGCCGAGCAAATGGGGATGGTGAGCGAGATTGAGGTCGTGTTGCGTCGCATCGCCATCGCGGAAAGCTATTTGGTCGATCCGAAGTCGTTCAAACCAGGAACGACGTATATCGTCAACTATAACGAACGCCCATTCCGTTTGAAATTCGTCAACGGCGTCATGGGATGGGGGACGTTTGAAGGCGAAGTGATGGAGCATGCGATTCCGCTCTCTGAGCTGTCGGAGGTGACGCCATGA